The Clostridium sp. DL-VIII DNA window ATCTGTTAAAATCATTGATGCAGCATCCTTTGAAACTTCTGTACCTGTTATGCCCATTGCAATACCAATATCAGCTTGCTTAAGTGCAGGTGCATCATTAACACCATCTCCAGTCATAGCAACTATTTTACCTTTATCTTGCCATGCTCTTACTATTCTTATTTTGTGCTCAGGAGATACTCTTGCATAAACTGAAATATGTTTCAGTTTAGAATTAAGTTCATCATCAGACATTTTATCAAGTTCTAAACCTTCTACAGCTAAGTCACCTTCCTGCAAAATTCCAATCTCCTTAGCAATAGCAGAAGCTGTAATTTTATGATCACCAGTAATCATAATTGGCTTAATAGAAGCTTTAATACAATCACTAACAGCCGCTTTAGATTCTTCTCTAGGAGGATCAATCATTGAAATTAATCCAAGGAAAGTAAAGTCAGTTTCATCTTCTAAAGTCAGCTCTTTATTTTTATCAAGTTCCTTGTAAGCAAAAGCTAAAACTCTTAAACCTTGAGATGAAAGTTCACTATTAATATTATTTATATTGATTTTATCTTGAGATGAAAGTTTCTGCACGCCTTTTGATGTCTTTATTGAGGTTACTCTATTTAATAATACGTCAAGAGCACCTTTAGTAATCATTATATATTTATCATCAATGATATGGAGTGTGCTCATAAGCTTTCTATCAGAATCAAAAGGGATTTCCCTAAGTCGTGCATAAGAATTTCTATATTCAATTTCATTCATAGAATACTTATGTCCTAAATTAACTAAAGCTACTTCTGTAGGGTCACCAATCTCATTACCATCTATAGATGTAGAATCATTACAAAGTATAGAACTTGTTAAAAGGAAGTTAGTATTAGGGTCAGTAATGTCTATTCTATTATCATCGATTAATTTATTATCAACAAAAATCTTTTTAACTGTCATCTTGTTTTGTGTTAAAGTACCTGTTTTATCAGAGCAAATAACAGATACGCAGCCTAAGCCTTCAACAGCTTTAAGCTTTTTTATAATTGCATTTTCTTTAGCCATTGATTGGGTACCTATAGCAAGTACTATTGTAACTATGGAACTTAGAGCTTCTGGAATAGCAGCAACAGCAAGGGCAACGGCAAACATTAATGAATCTAAAATATCTGTACCTCGATATATACTTAAACCAAATACAATAGCACATATTCCAATAATAGAAATTGCAAGCTTTTTAGAGAAATCATTTAAAGAGGCTTGAAGTGGAGTAGTTTTCTCTTGAGTTGATTCCATAAGAGAAGCGATCTTGCCAAGTTCTGTATTCATACCAGTATTGGTAACAAGGATAGTAGCTCTACCATAAGTAACTAATGAACTAGAAAAAACCATATTCTTTTGGTCACCTAAAGCAACATCATCCTTTGCAATAACCTCTGAGAACTTGTCCACACTTTCGGATTCACCTGTTAAAGAACTTTCATTAACCTTAAGAGAGAAATTTTCTAGAATTCTGCCGTCGGCAACAACTAGATCGCCAGCTTCCAAGACTAAAATATCTCCAGGAACAACATCCTTAGATGGAATTTCAATTTTAACACCATCCCTAATAACCTTAGCATTAGGGGCAGATAAAGCTTTTAAACTATTAAGAGACTGCTCTGCTTTAATATATTGAATAGTTCCTAAAATAGCATTCATAACTATAACAATTAAAATAACAAGTGTACTTTCAATATTACCGGTCATAGCTGAAATAATAGCAGCAGCAATTAGAATAATCACTAATAAGTCCTTAAATTGATCTAGAAATACAGAGAAAGTGC harbors:
- a CDS encoding cation-translocating P-type ATPase; the protein is MKKYFSKTIEKSLEDFDVTLNGLTNKRAAETLTSVGENILNEKKKKSTFSVFLDQFKDLLVIILIAAAIISAMTGNIESTLVILIVIVMNAILGTIQYIKAEQSLNSLKALSAPNAKVIRDGVKIEIPSKDVVPGDILVLEAGDLVVADGRILENFSLKVNESSLTGESESVDKFSEVIAKDDVALGDQKNMVFSSSLVTYGRATILVTNTGMNTELGKIASLMESTQEKTTPLQASLNDFSKKLAISIIGICAIVFGLSIYRGTDILDSLMFAVALAVAAIPEALSSIVTIVLAIGTQSMAKENAIIKKLKAVEGLGCVSVICSDKTGTLTQNKMTVKKIFVDNKLIDDNRIDITDPNTNFLLTSSILCNDSTSIDGNEIGDPTEVALVNLGHKYSMNEIEYRNSYARLREIPFDSDRKLMSTLHIIDDKYIMITKGALDVLLNRVTSIKTSKGVQKLSSQDKININNINSELSSQGLRVLAFAYKELDKNKELTLEDETDFTFLGLISMIDPPREESKAAVSDCIKASIKPIMITGDHKITASAIAKEIGILQEGDLAVEGLELDKMSDDELNSKLKHISVYARVSPEHKIRIVRAWQDKGKIVAMTGDGVNDAPALKQADIGIAMGITGTEVSKDAASMILTDDNFATIVKSVTNGRNIYANIKNSIKFLLSGNMSGILAVLYSSLLALPVPFAAVHLLFINLLTDSLPAIAIGMEKSKKDVLKDKPRDSKESILNKDFIREICIQGLLIGIFTMTSYHIGLNTGNHGIAMTMAFSTLCLARLFHGFNCRGKKSIFSLGVFANKFSWIAFITGVVLVNLVLLVPILQRLFEITPLVTNQLLLVHFLAFIPTLIIQIFRIIKDFLESMDDKHQEKTANISQTEAA